A part of Rattus rattus isolate New Zealand chromosome 4, Rrattus_CSIRO_v1, whole genome shotgun sequence genomic DNA contains:
- the Nfkbiz gene encoding NF-kappa-B inhibitor zeta → MIVDKLLDDSRGGEGLLDAAGDCGLMTSPLNLAYFYGASPPSAPGAGDTGYLSAVPSAPGSPGSDSSDFSSTSSVSSCGAVESRPRGGARAERPQVEPHMGVGRQQRGPFQGVRVKNSVKELLLHIRSNKQKTSGQAVDEFKTQSVNIEQLTDLKSAVSAVGKRKGPDPLADGPVCKRPALLPTRFVTSPQTSPRGESMEDVRHSESKLESSAALLQNIINIKNECNPVSLNTVQVSWMSPVVPQNSPRDQRQDFHGGQSFSPPQKYQPFQVGGSPQMMEQASMFQYSPQGQNMQQPQPLPPQQQQQQQQQQQQQQQQQQQQQQQNYPHNPPLQFSPYSRISQSPKYDSNLFDNQDSQFCTSQSFVSLLTGQGESETMAVPVQASHSVPPQNETQLQNFSLMPSSACEAVGAHDAGSHSLGGSLSLQNIMGGPMSTTQLGKSFFQWQVEQEESKLANISQEQFLSRDGDGDTFLHIAVAQGRRALSYVLARKMNALHMLDVKEHNGQSAFQVAVAANQHLIVQDLVNLGAQVNTTDCWGRTPLHVCAEKGHSQVLQAIQKGAVRSNQFVDLEATNYDGLTPLHCAVLAHNAVVHDLQRSQQPHSPEVQDLLLKNKSLVDTIKCLIQMGAAVEAKDRKSGRTALHLAAEEANLELIRLFLELPSCLSFVNAKAYNGNTALHVAASLQYRVTQLDAVRLLMRKGADPSTRNLENEQPVHLVPDGPVGEQIRRILKGKSIQQRVPPY, encoded by the exons ATGATCGTGGACAAGCTGCTGGACGACAGCCGCGGCGGAGAGGGGCTGCTGGACGCGGCCGGCGACTGCGGCCTCATGACCAGCCCGCTCAACCTCGCTTACTTCTACGGAGCCTCGCCTCCCTCCGCCCCCGGCGCCGGCGACACCGGTTACCTGTCCGCGGTTCCCTCCGCGCCCGGCTCGCCCGGCTCCGACTCTTCCGatttctcctccacttcctcgGTGTCCTCCTGCGGGGCCGTGGAGTCCCGTCCGAGAGGTGGCGCCCGCGCCGAGCGCCCGCAAG TTGAGCCCCATATGGGGGTGGGCAGGCAGCAGAGAGGCCCCTTTCAAGGTGTTCGAGTGAAGAACTCGGTGAAAGAGCTACTGCTGCATATCCGAAGTAATAAACAGAAGACTTCCGGCCAAGCGGTGGACGAGTTTAAG ACCCAGAGTGTGAACATTGAGCAACTGACAG ACCTGAAGAGTGCAGTGTCTGCagtggggaaaagaaagggaCCTGACCCTCTGGCCGATGGACCAGTTTGCAAGAGGCCAGCTCTGTTGCCCACTCGGTTTGTG aCATCACCACAAACATCTCCACGTGGGGAGAGCATGGAAGATGTTCGCCACAGTGAATCCAAACTGGAGAGCAGTGCTGCTCTGCTCCAGAATATTATAAACATCAAGAACGAGTGCAACCCGGTCTCACTAAACACTGTCCAGGTTAGCTGGATGAGCCCCGTGGTCCCCCAGAACTCCCCAAGAGACCAACGCCAGGATTTCCATGGAGGCCAGTCCTTCTCTCCACCTCAGAAATACCAACCGTTCCAAGTCGGTGGCTCTCCACAGATGATGGAGCAGGCTTCTATGTTCCAGTATTCACCACAAGGGCAGAACATGCAGCAGCCACAGCCACTGCcaccgcagcagcagcagcagcagcagcagcagcagcagcagcagcagcaacagcagcagcagcagcagcaacagaattATCCCCACAACCCACCCCTGCAGTTCAGTCCTTATTCCAGAATATCCCAGTCCCCCAAGTATGATTCGAACCTCTTTGATAATCAAGACTCACAGTTCTGCACGAGCCAGAGTTTTGTGTCCCTACTGACTGGCCAAGGGGAATCGGAGACCATGGCCGTTCCCGTCCAGGCTTCCCACAGCGTTCCACCACAAAATGAGACTCAGCTGCAGAACTTCAGCCTGATGCCAAGCAGTGCCTGCGAGGCCGTCGGGGCGCACGATGCTGGCTCCCACTCTTTAGGTGGTTCCCTGTCGCTCCAGAACATCATGGGTGGCCCGATGAGCACCACACAGCTAGGGAAGTCATTTTTCCAGTGGCAGGTGGAGCAGGAAGAAAGCAAACTGGCAAATATTTCCCAGGAACAGTTCCTCTCTAGGGATGGAGATGGTGACAC GTTTCTCCATATTGCTGTTGCCCAAGGAAGACGGGCACTTTCCTATGTTCTTGCAAGAAAAATGAATGCTCTCCACATGCTGGATGTTAAGGAGCACAACGGACAG AGTGCCTTTCAGGTGGCTGTCGCTGCCAATCAGCACCTCATTGTGCAAGACCTGGTGAACCTTGGTGCCCAGGTGAACACCACAGACTGCTGGGGAAGGACACCTCTGCATGTCTGTGCAGAGAAGGGCCACTCCCAGGTGCTCCAG GCAATCCAGAAGGGAGCAGTGAGGAGCAATCAGTTTGTGGATCTGGAGGCAACGAACTATGATG GCCTGACTCCCCTCCACTGTGCGGTCCTGGCTCACAATGCCGTGGTGCACGACCTGCAGAGAAGCCAGCAGCCTCATTCGCCCGAGGTGCAGGATCTCTTACTGAAGAATAAGAGCTTGGTTGACACCATTAAGTgtctgattcagatgggagcagCCGTGGAGGCAAAG GATCGTAAAAGTGGCCGCACGGCCCTGCATTTGGCAGCGGAGGAAGCAAATCTGGAACTCATTCGCCTCTTTTTGGAGTTGCCGAGTTGCCTGTCTTTCGTGAATGCAAAG GCTTACAATGGAAACACCGCCCTCCATGTTGCTGCCAGCCTGCAGTATCGGGTGACACAGTTGGATGCAGTCCGTCTGTTGATGAGGAAGGGAGCCGACCCCAGTACTCGGAACTTGGAGAATGAACAGCCGGTGCATTTGGTCCCCGATGGCCCTGTGGGAGAACAG ATCCGACGTATCCTGAAGGGGAAGTCCATTCAGCAGCGAGTACCACCATACTAG